From the genome of Arthrobacter alpinus, one region includes:
- the rplO gene encoding 50S ribosomal protein L15 — protein MAAEKKTVETAQKQNTLKVHHLRPAPGAKTAKTRVGRGEGSKGKTAGRGTKGTKARYQIKAGFAGGQLPLHMRLPKLRGFKNPFRVEFQVVNLDKLNELFPEGGVVTVEALVEKGAVRKNQPVKVLGTGDITVKVDITAHAFSTSAVEKITAAGGTTTGL, from the coding sequence GTGGCTGCTGAAAAGAAGACTGTAGAAACTGCGCAGAAGCAGAATACACTGAAGGTTCACCACCTGCGCCCGGCACCTGGTGCCAAGACGGCTAAAACCCGTGTTGGCCGCGGTGAAGGTTCCAAGGGTAAGACTGCAGGCCGCGGTACCAAGGGTACCAAGGCTCGCTACCAGATCAAGGCTGGCTTTGCCGGCGGCCAGTTGCCGCTGCACATGCGCCTGCCGAAGCTGCGTGGCTTCAAGAACCCGTTCCGCGTTGAGTTCCAGGTTGTTAACCTGGACAAGCTGAACGAGCTCTTCCCCGAAGGTGGCGTTGTCACCGTCGAGGCTCTGGTTGAAAAGGGTGCAGTTCGCAAGAACCAGCCCGTCAAGGTGCTGGGCACCGGCGATATCACCGTCAAGGTTGATATCACGGCCCACGCATTCTCCACCAGCGCAGTAGAGAAGATCACTGCTGCAGGTGGCACCACCACCGGACTGTAA
- the rpmD gene encoding 50S ribosomal protein L30: MTTPKNVQVSEKKLEITQTKGVIGVKQNQKDCLRSLGLKHIGDSVVRTADAVTVGMINTVPHLVKVEEAK, translated from the coding sequence ATGACTACACCGAAGAATGTTCAGGTTTCTGAGAAGAAGCTTGAAATCACACAGACCAAGGGCGTCATTGGCGTCAAGCAGAACCAGAAGGATTGCCTTCGCTCACTGGGCCTGAAGCACATCGGCGACTCCGTCGTTCGTACGGCTGATGCAGTGACCGTTGGCATGATCAACACGGTTCCGCACCTGGTAAAGGTTGAGGAGGCGAAGTAG
- the rpsE gene encoding 30S ribosomal protein S5 codes for MTENINKENTVSEATATDGAAVKTDAAAADAGRGRGGRDGARGGREGGRDGGRGRGRDGGREAEKNQFIERVVNINRVAKVVKGGRRFSFTALVIVGDGNGMVGVGYGKAKEVPAAIAKGVEEAKKSFFRVPLIGKTVPHRVQGEAAAGVVMLRPAAAGTGVIAGGPVRAILECVGIHDVLSKSLGSSNAINIVHATVAALKALEDPKAVAARRGLPLDEVAPAVLLRNMQKAGL; via the coding sequence GTGACCGAAAACATTAACAAGGAGAACACTGTGTCAGAAGCAACTGCAACTGACGGAGCGGCAGTCAAGACCGACGCAGCAGCAGCTGACGCCGGCCGTGGCCGCGGTGGCCGCGACGGTGCTCGTGGAGGCCGCGAAGGCGGTCGCGACGGCGGCCGTGGCCGTGGGCGCGATGGTGGCCGTGAGGCCGAGAAGAACCAGTTCATCGAGCGCGTTGTCAACATCAACCGCGTTGCCAAGGTCGTCAAGGGTGGTCGTCGCTTCAGCTTCACCGCTCTCGTGATCGTCGGCGACGGCAACGGTATGGTTGGCGTCGGTTACGGCAAGGCTAAGGAAGTTCCCGCAGCCATTGCCAAGGGTGTTGAAGAAGCCAAGAAGTCCTTCTTCCGCGTCCCGCTCATCGGCAAGACGGTTCCGCACCGCGTGCAGGGTGAGGCCGCTGCCGGCGTCGTCATGTTGCGTCCGGCTGCCGCCGGTACCGGCGTTATCGCCGGTGGCCCGGTCCGCGCCATCCTGGAATGCGTTGGAATCCACGACGTGCTGTCCAAGTCACTGGGTTCCTCCAATGCAATCAACATTGTTCACGCAACTGTTGCTGCACTGAAGGCACTGGAAGACCCCAAGGCTGTTGCGGCTCGCCGCGGTTTGCCTTTGGATGAGGTTGCTCCGGCCGTACTGTTGCGCAATATGCAAAAGGCGGGCCTGTAA
- the rplR gene encoding 50S ribosomal protein L18: MALSVRGKSKAAARGRRHLRVRKRVSGTTARPRLVVNRSARHVFVQVIDDTQGLTLVSASTLEADMRVFEGDKTAKAKRIGELVAERAKAAGIEAVVFDRGGNRYHGRVAAIADGAREGGLAL; this comes from the coding sequence ATGGCACTATCCGTAAGAGGAAAGTCCAAGGCCGCAGCACGCGGCCGTCGTCACCTGCGCGTTCGTAAGCGCGTCAGTGGAACTACCGCGCGTCCGCGCCTGGTAGTCAACCGCTCTGCCCGCCACGTATTCGTGCAGGTCATCGATGACACCCAGGGTTTGACCCTGGTGTCGGCATCGACCCTGGAAGCAGACATGCGTGTCTTCGAAGGCGACAAGACAGCCAAGGCCAAGCGTATTGGTGAGCTCGTTGCTGAGCGCGCCAAGGCCGCCGGCATTGAAGCTGTCGTTTTCGACCGCGGCGGAAACCGCTACCACGGCCGTGTTGCAGCTATTGCTGACGGCGCACGTGAAGGTGGTCTGGCACTGTGA
- the rplF gene encoding 50S ribosomal protein L6 yields MSRIGRLPISVPAGVEIKVEENLVSVKGPKGSLEHTIASPITVALEENTITVSRPNDERNSRALHGLTRTLIDNLIIGVTKGYEKKLEIVGTGYRVLAKGNNLEFALGYSHPVVVEAPEGITLTVESPTKLSVSGIDKQQVGEVAANIRKLRRPDPYKGKGVRYAGEIIRRKVGKAGK; encoded by the coding sequence ATGTCACGTATTGGACGTCTCCCCATCTCTGTGCCTGCCGGCGTAGAAATCAAGGTTGAAGAAAACCTGGTTTCCGTCAAAGGCCCGAAGGGATCGCTGGAGCACACAATTGCCAGCCCCATCACGGTTGCTCTCGAAGAGAACACCATCACGGTTAGCCGCCCCAACGATGAGCGCAACTCGCGCGCACTCCACGGTCTGACTCGCACCCTCATTGACAACCTGATCATCGGTGTCACCAAAGGCTACGAGAAGAAGCTGGAAATTGTTGGCACCGGTTACCGTGTACTCGCCAAGGGCAATAACCTGGAGTTCGCTCTGGGCTACAGCCACCCGGTTGTCGTTGAGGCACCCGAGGGCATCACACTGACTGTTGAGAGCCCCACTAAGCTTTCCGTGTCAGGTATTGACAAGCAGCAGGTGGGCGAAGTTGCTGCCAACATCCGCAAGCTGCGCAGGCCCGACCCGTACAAGGGTAAGGGCGTACGCTACGCCGGCGAAATCATCCGCCGCAAGGTCGGAAAGGCTGGTAAGTAA
- the rpsH gene encoding 30S ribosomal protein S8 encodes MTMTDPVADMLTRLRNANSAHHDTVSMPFSKLKGHIADILKAQGYIAAWKVEDAEVGKKLTIDLKYGPTRERSIAGLRRISKPGLRVYAKSTNLPNVLGGLGVAILSTSSGLLTDRQAAKKGVGGEVLAYVW; translated from the coding sequence ATGACAATGACAGATCCTGTCGCAGACATGCTTACGCGTCTGCGCAACGCAAACTCGGCACACCACGACACCGTGTCCATGCCGTTTAGCAAGCTCAAAGGCCACATCGCCGACATCCTCAAGGCACAGGGCTACATTGCTGCCTGGAAGGTTGAAGACGCCGAAGTTGGCAAGAAGCTGACCATCGACTTGAAGTACGGCCCCACACGTGAGCGTTCAATCGCTGGCCTGCGACGCATCTCCAAGCCGGGACTGCGTGTTTACGCGAAGTCCACGAACCTCCCCAACGTTTTGGGTGGTTTGGGTGTCGCTATCCTGTCGACGTCTTCAGGTCTTTTGACCGACCGTCAGGCTGCCAAGAAGGGCGTGGGTGGGGAAGTCCTCGCCTACGTCTGGTAG
- the rplE gene encoding 50S ribosomal protein L5, with product MSAVVAENTPKITPRLKTRYAAEIKATLVEEFKYANVNQVPRLVKVVVNMGVGEAAKDSKIIDGAVRDLTAITGQKPQVSKARKSIAQFKLREGMPIGCHATLRGDRMWEFLDRLVTLALPRIRDFRGLSGKQFDGNGNYTFGLTEQVMFHEIDQDSIDRVRGMDITVVTTAKTDNEGRALLKALGFPFKSEDK from the coding sequence ATGAGCGCCGTAGTTGCAGAGAACACACCTAAGATCACGCCTCGTCTGAAGACCCGCTATGCAGCGGAAATCAAGGCGACGCTGGTAGAGGAATTCAAGTACGCGAACGTCAACCAGGTTCCGCGCCTGGTGAAGGTCGTTGTCAACATGGGTGTTGGAGAAGCCGCTAAGGACTCCAAGATCATCGACGGCGCCGTTCGCGACCTCACAGCCATCACCGGCCAGAAGCCTCAGGTTTCCAAGGCCCGCAAGTCGATCGCCCAGTTCAAACTGCGCGAAGGCATGCCGATCGGTTGCCACGCCACGCTGCGTGGAGACCGCATGTGGGAATTCCTTGACCGCTTGGTCACGTTGGCACTGCCCCGTATCCGCGATTTCCGCGGCTTGAGCGGCAAGCAGTTCGACGGCAATGGTAACTACACCTTCGGTCTGACCGAACAGGTTATGTTCCACGAGATCGATCAGGATTCCATTGACCGCGTTCGCGGCATGGACATCACTGTCGTGACCACCGCCAAGACCGATAACGAAGGCCGCGCGCTGCTCAAGGCGCTTGGCTTCCCGTTTAAATCCGAAGATAAATAA
- the rplX gene encoding 50S ribosomal protein L24 — MAKIKKGDLVQVITGGKAERGGDRGKQGKVLKVYTDTNRVLVEGVNRVTKHTKAGQTERGTNTGGIEIVEAPIHASNVAVVDPSTKKPTRVGYRIETVERDGRERQVRIRVAKTSGKDLA; from the coding sequence ATGGCTAAGATCAAAAAGGGTGACCTGGTTCAGGTCATCACAGGTGGCAAGGCCGAACGTGGCGGCGACCGTGGCAAGCAGGGCAAGGTCCTGAAGGTTTACACCGATACCAACCGCGTGTTGGTTGAAGGCGTAAACCGCGTCACCAAGCACACCAAGGCCGGTCAGACGGAACGTGGCACCAACACTGGTGGCATTGAAATCGTCGAGGCACCCATTCACGCCTCAAACGTTGCTGTGGTGGACCCGTCCACCAAGAAGCCGACTCGCGTCGGCTACCGCATCGAAACCGTAGAGCGCGACGGCCGCGAGCGTCAAGTACGCATCCGCGTTGCCAAGACCTCGGGGAAGGATCTGGCATGA
- the rplN gene encoding 50S ribosomal protein L14 encodes MIQQESRLKVADNTGAKEILTIRVLGGSGRRYAGIGDTIVATVKDAIPGGNVKKGDVVKAVIVRTKKERRRSDGSYIKFDENAAVLLKSDGDPRGTRIFGPVGRELRDKKFMKIISLAPEVL; translated from the coding sequence GTGATTCAGCAGGAGTCGCGGCTTAAGGTCGCCGACAACACGGGTGCCAAGGAAATCTTGACAATCCGCGTTCTCGGTGGATCTGGGCGCCGCTACGCAGGCATTGGCGACACAATCGTCGCTACCGTCAAGGACGCAATTCCCGGCGGAAACGTAAAGAAGGGTGACGTCGTCAAGGCTGTCATCGTTCGCACAAAGAAGGAACGTCGTCGTTCAGACGGTTCCTACATCAAGTTCGATGAGAACGCCGCTGTGCTTCTCAAGAGCGACGGGGACCCCCGTGGAACCCGTATCTTCGGCCCGGTTGGCCGTGAACTTCGGGACAAGAAGTTCATGAAGATCATCTCGTTGGCTCCGGAGGTGCTGTAA
- the rpsQ gene encoding 30S ribosomal protein S17 — MSDSVNNNEAGAETVVRGERKKLRGYVVSDKMEKTIVVEVEDRVKHALYGKVLRRNKKIKAHDEENSAGIGDLVIISETRPLSATKRFRLVEIVEKAK, encoded by the coding sequence GTGAGCGATTCTGTAAACAACAATGAAGCCGGCGCGGAGACTGTTGTCCGCGGCGAGCGTAAGAAGCTGCGCGGCTACGTCGTCTCCGACAAAATGGAGAAGACGATCGTTGTCGAAGTTGAGGACCGTGTAAAGCACGCCCTCTACGGCAAGGTGTTGCGACGCAACAAGAAGATCAAGGCTCACGATGAAGAGAACAGCGCCGGCATCGGCGACCTGGTCATCATCTCCGAGACCCGCCCGCTCTCCGCTACCAAGCGTTTCCGCCTGGTTGAGATCGTAGAGAAGGCTAAGTAA
- the rpmC gene encoding 50S ribosomal protein L29, translating into MSVGSKDLAPAQLDGFDNERLVEELRKAKEELFNLRFQSATGQLESHGRLRVVKRDIARIYTVMRERELGIRPDVVAAAPVEKASKKADKEAKKASKKAVTSEEDAK; encoded by the coding sequence ATGTCAGTTGGATCTAAGGATCTTGCGCCCGCACAGCTTGACGGGTTCGACAACGAGCGTCTTGTTGAAGAACTCCGCAAGGCTAAGGAAGAGCTATTCAACCTGCGCTTCCAGTCGGCCACCGGTCAGTTGGAAAGCCACGGTCGCCTGCGCGTTGTCAAGCGCGACATCGCCCGTATCTACACAGTGATGCGTGAGCGCGAGCTGGGCATTCGCCCGGACGTCGTTGCCGCAGCACCCGTGGAGAAGGCCTCCAAGAAGGCTGACAAGGAAGCCAAAAAGGCCTCCAAGAAGGCTGTTACATCTGAGGAGGACGCCAAGTGA
- the rplP gene encoding 50S ribosomal protein L16: MLIPRRVKFRKQHHPGRTGQATGGTTVSFGEWGIQALTPAYVTNRQIESARIAMTRHIKRGGKVWINIYPDRPLTKKPAETRMGSGKGSPEWWIANVKPGRVLFELSGVSEEVAREALRLAIHKLPLKARIVRREGGE, from the coding sequence ATGCTTATCCCACGTCGAGTAAAGTTCCGCAAGCAGCACCACCCGGGTCGAACCGGTCAGGCTACTGGCGGCACCACGGTTTCGTTTGGCGAGTGGGGCATTCAGGCCCTGACGCCTGCTTACGTCACCAACCGCCAGATCGAGTCCGCTCGTATCGCCATGACTCGTCACATCAAGCGTGGCGGAAAGGTGTGGATCAACATCTACCCTGACCGTCCGTTGACGAAGAAGCCTGCCGAAACCCGCATGGGTTCCGGTAAGGGTTCGCCCGAGTGGTGGATTGCGAATGTCAAGCCCGGTCGCGTTCTCTTTGAACTCTCCGGCGTATCAGAAGAGGTAGCTCGCGAGGCATTGCGCCTGGCAATTCACAAGCTGCCGTTGAAAGCACGCATCGTGCGTCGCGAAGGTGGTGAGTAG
- the rpsC gene encoding 30S ribosomal protein S3, producing the protein MGQKVNPHGFRLGITTDHRSHWFADSNKPGQRYKDFVKEDIQIRALMSTGMDRAGISKVEIERTRDRVRVDIHTARPGIVIGRRGAEADRIRGELEKLTGKQVQLNILEVKNPEADAQLVAQGIAEQLTSRVAFRRAMKKAMQSAQRTGSVKGIRVACAGRLGGAEMSRTEFYREGRVPLHTLRANIDYGFFEAKTVFGRIGVKVWIYKGDVTSKELAAQAAAAPARGRGPRRDGDDRGARAPRAGGDRRRNDRAEAPAAVEAPVVAETAAPVVEGGQA; encoded by the coding sequence GTGGGACAGAAAGTAAACCCGCACGGGTTCCGTCTCGGGATCACCACGGACCACCGTTCGCATTGGTTCGCGGACAGCAACAAGCCCGGTCAGCGGTACAAGGACTTCGTAAAAGAAGACATCCAGATCCGTGCACTCATGTCAACGGGCATGGACCGCGCCGGCATTTCCAAGGTTGAGATCGAGCGCACCCGTGACCGTGTACGTGTGGATATCCACACCGCACGCCCCGGAATTGTCATCGGCCGTCGTGGAGCAGAAGCAGACCGCATTCGCGGCGAGCTTGAAAAGCTCACCGGCAAGCAGGTTCAGCTGAACATCTTGGAAGTCAAGAACCCGGAAGCTGATGCTCAGCTCGTTGCCCAGGGCATCGCAGAGCAGCTTACTTCACGTGTGGCTTTCCGCCGCGCAATGAAGAAGGCCATGCAGTCCGCACAGCGCACCGGCAGTGTCAAGGGCATCCGTGTCGCTTGTGCCGGTCGCTTGGGTGGCGCTGAAATGTCTCGCACCGAGTTCTACCGCGAAGGTCGTGTGCCCCTGCACACCCTGCGTGCCAACATCGATTACGGCTTCTTCGAAGCCAAGACCGTGTTCGGCCGCATTGGTGTCAAGGTCTGGATCTACAAGGGCGATGTCACGAGCAAGGAATTGGCTGCTCAGGCAGCCGCTGCCCCTGCCCGTGGCCGTGGCCCGCGTCGTGATGGCGATGACCGCGGAGCCCGCGCCCCGCGCGCCGGTGGCGACCGTCGTCGTAACGACCGCGCCGAGGCTCCTGCCGCGGTTGAGGCTCCTGTAGTTGCAGAGACTGCAGCTCCGGTAGTAGAAGGAGGGCAGGCTTAA
- the rplV gene encoding 50S ribosomal protein L22 codes for MEAKASARHLRVTPMKARRVVNLIRGKQANEALAILKFAPQAASEPVFKVVQSAVANARVLADRDSIAFNENDLYISEIFVDDGPTMKRFQPRAQGRAFQIKKRTSHVTVVVATPEKEEAR; via the coding sequence ATGGAAGCCAAGGCAAGTGCGCGTCATCTGCGCGTTACGCCTATGAAGGCCCGGCGCGTCGTCAACCTGATTCGTGGCAAGCAGGCGAATGAGGCATTGGCGATTTTGAAGTTTGCCCCCCAGGCAGCTTCGGAGCCGGTATTCAAGGTAGTCCAGTCCGCAGTGGCTAACGCCCGCGTTCTGGCTGACCGCGACAGCATCGCGTTCAACGAAAATGATCTGTACATCAGCGAGATCTTCGTTGACGACGGCCCGACCATGAAGCGGTTCCAGCCGCGTGCTCAGGGTCGCGCGTTCCAGATCAAGAAGCGCACCAGTCACGTCACCGTGGTTGTCGCTACACCCGAGAAAGAGGAGGCTCGCTAA
- the rpsS gene encoding 30S ribosomal protein S19, giving the protein MPRSLKKGPFVDQHLFVKVARENEKGTKNVIKTWSRRSMIIPDMLGHTIAVHDGRKHIPVFVTESMVGHKLGEFAATRTFRGHVKDDRKGKRR; this is encoded by the coding sequence ATGCCACGTAGCCTGAAAAAGGGTCCCTTCGTTGACCAGCACCTCTTTGTAAAGGTAGCTAGGGAAAACGAAAAGGGCACCAAGAACGTTATTAAGACCTGGTCACGTCGATCGATGATCATCCCGGACATGCTGGGTCACACGATCGCCGTACACGATGGTCGCAAGCACATCCCCGTGTTTGTTACTGAGTCGATGGTCGGGCACAAGCTCGGCGAATTCGCCGCCACGCGGACATTCCGCGGCCATGTCAAGGACGACCGTAAGGGCAAGCGCCGCTAG
- the rplB gene encoding 50S ribosomal protein L2 has translation MGIRKYKPTTPGRRGSSVADFTEITRSTPEKSLVRPLPKKGGRNNTGRITTRHKGGGHKRQYRLIDFRRHDKDGVNARVAEIEYDPNRTARIALLHYVDGTKRYIIAPNKLKQGDFVEAGPESDIKPGNNLPLRNIPVGTVIHAVELRPGGGAKMARSAGASVQLVAKEGRFAQLRLPSGEIRNVDVRCRATIGEVGNAEQSNINWGKAGRMRWKGVRPSVRGVAMNPVDHPHGGGEGKTSGGRHPVNPNGKAEGRTRRPNKESDKLIVRRRRTGKNKR, from the coding sequence ATGGGAATCCGTAAATACAAGCCGACAACCCCGGGCCGTCGTGGCTCGAGCGTTGCCGACTTCACTGAAATCACGCGGTCGACTCCGGAGAAGTCTCTGGTTCGTCCCCTGCCCAAAAAGGGTGGCCGTAACAATACCGGTCGTATCACGACACGTCACAAGGGTGGTGGCCACAAGCGCCAGTACCGCCTGATTGACTTCCGTCGTCACGACAAAGATGGCGTAAACGCTCGCGTTGCTGAGATCGAATACGATCCCAACCGCACCGCACGCATTGCGCTGCTGCACTACGTTGATGGCACCAAGCGTTACATCATCGCTCCGAACAAGCTCAAGCAGGGCGACTTTGTTGAAGCCGGCCCCGAGTCGGACATCAAGCCTGGCAACAACCTGCCGTTGCGCAACATCCCCGTGGGTACTGTTATCCACGCTGTGGAGTTGCGTCCCGGTGGCGGTGCCAAGATGGCCCGTTCCGCTGGAGCATCCGTTCAGCTCGTCGCCAAGGAAGGCCGCTTCGCTCAGTTGCGTCTGCCCTCCGGCGAAATCCGCAACGTTGACGTCCGCTGCCGCGCGACGATCGGCGAGGTCGGCAACGCTGAGCAGTCCAACATCAACTGGGGTAAGGCCGGCCGCATGCGCTGGAAGGGCGTTCGCCCCTCCGTTCGTGGTGTCGCCATGAACCCGGTTGATCACCCTCACGGTGGTGGTGAAGGCAAGACCTCCGGTGGACGTCACCCGGTCAACCCGAACGGTAAGGCCGAAGGCCGTACCCGCCGTCCCAACAAAGAGAGCGACAAGCTAATTGTTCGTCGCCGTCGTACTGGCAAGAACAAGCGATAG
- the rplW gene encoding 50S ribosomal protein L23, which yields MSAVTIKDPRDVVLAPVVSEKSYGLIDEGKYTFLVDPRSNKTEIKLAVEKIFSVKVDSVNTINRAGKRKRTKFGWGQRKNTKRAIVSLKEGTIDIFGGPLS from the coding sequence GTGAGCGCCGTCACCATCAAGGATCCGCGCGACGTAGTGCTTGCACCCGTCGTCTCGGAAAAGAGCTACGGCTTGATCGACGAAGGTAAGTACACCTTCTTGGTTGACCCCCGCTCGAATAAGACTGAGATCAAATTGGCAGTGGAGAAAATTTTCTCTGTCAAGGTCGACTCAGTCAACACCATCAACCGTGCCGGTAAGCGAAAGCGTACCAAATTCGGATGGGGACAGCGCAAGAACACCAAGCGCGCAATTGTCTCCCTCAAAGAAGGCACAATCGACATCTTCGGCGGTCCGCTTTCCTAA
- the rplD gene encoding 50S ribosomal protein L4: MATVKVDLPAEIFDVQTNVPLLHQVVVAQLAAARQGTHKTKTRAEVSGAGRKPFAQKGTGRARQGSIRAPHMTGGGVVHGPTPRDYSQRTPKKMKAAALRGALSDRARNGRIHVLAQLVSGNTPSTKAAKAALAGVSDRKNLLVVIERANDVAALSVRNITNIHVLYVDQLNTYDVLVSDDIVFTQAAYEVFVSGRAAAEAFASSMLLVEEMVFESDAADDAEGTIKGNKDSMKYHVPGSRWYDATVAEVWFATVEDAKAAGFVPAGGEAAQTIEEDAK; the protein is encoded by the coding sequence ATGGCTACTGTAAAGGTTGATCTGCCTGCAGAGATCTTCGACGTTCAGACCAACGTGCCGTTGTTGCACCAGGTTGTCGTTGCTCAGCTCGCTGCTGCACGCCAGGGTACCCACAAGACCAAGACCCGCGCCGAAGTTTCCGGTGCTGGCCGCAAGCCGTTCGCACAGAAGGGTACCGGCCGTGCCCGTCAGGGTTCCATCCGCGCCCCTCACATGACCGGCGGTGGCGTTGTCCACGGTCCCACCCCTCGCGACTACAGCCAGCGCACCCCCAAGAAGATGAAGGCAGCAGCTTTGCGCGGCGCCCTCTCCGACCGGGCACGCAACGGCCGTATCCACGTTCTTGCACAATTGGTTTCCGGCAACACGCCGTCCACCAAGGCTGCCAAGGCTGCTCTTGCCGGCGTTTCCGATCGTAAGAACCTCTTGGTTGTTATCGAGCGCGCCAACGACGTTGCAGCATTGAGCGTCCGCAACATCACCAACATCCACGTGCTGTACGTTGACCAGCTCAACACCTACGACGTGCTTGTTTCTGATGACATCGTCTTCACCCAGGCTGCCTACGAAGTCTTCGTCTCCGGCCGTGCCGCTGCTGAAGCTTTCGCTTCCAGCATGCTGCTGGTCGAAGAAATGGTGTTCGAGAGCGATGCCGCTGATGATGCCGAAGGCACCATCAAGGGCAACAAGGACTCCATGAAGTACCACGTGCCTGGTTCACGCTGGTATGACGCCACCGTGGCCGAGGTTTGGTTCGCAACCGTTGAGGATGCCAAGGCCGCAGGCTTTGTTCCCGCCGGCGGCGAAGCTGCCCAGACGATTGAGGAGGACGCCAAGTGA
- the rplC gene encoding 50S ribosomal protein L3 gives MTATRNSKGILGTKLGMTQVWDENNQLVPVTVVQADSNVVTQLRNAEVDGYVAIQIAYGAIDPRKVTKPLAGHFEKAGVTPRRHVVELRTADADTYTLGQELSVEIFEAGQKVDVVGTSKGKGFAGVMKRHGFHGAPASHGAHKNHRKPGSIGGASTPGRVFKGVRMAGRMGAERVTTMNLTVHGVDAQKSLLLIKGAVPGARGSVVLVRTAVKGA, from the coding sequence ATGACCGCGACCCGAAATTCTAAGGGCATCCTGGGCACGAAGCTCGGCATGACCCAAGTCTGGGACGAGAACAACCAGCTTGTTCCTGTAACCGTTGTCCAGGCCGATTCAAACGTTGTCACACAGCTGCGTAATGCAGAGGTTGATGGCTACGTCGCCATTCAGATCGCCTATGGTGCGATCGATCCCCGCAAGGTCACCAAGCCGCTGGCTGGTCACTTTGAAAAGGCTGGCGTTACGCCTCGCCGCCACGTCGTTGAGCTGCGCACTGCAGACGCCGACACCTACACCCTCGGCCAGGAGCTCTCCGTTGAGATCTTCGAAGCCGGCCAGAAGGTCGACGTCGTCGGCACTTCAAAGGGTAAGGGTTTCGCCGGTGTCATGAAGCGCCACGGCTTCCACGGTGCTCCGGCATCTCACGGTGCTCACAAGAACCACCGTAAGCCCGGTTCCATCGGTGGCGCGTCCACCCCAGGCCGCGTTTTCAAGGGTGTCCGTATGGCTGGCCGTATGGGTGCCGAGCGCGTAACCACCATGAACCTGACGGTTCACGGTGTTGACGCGCAGAAGTCGCTGCTGCTGATCAAGGGTGCCGTTCCCGGCGCCCGCGGCTCTGTCGTCCTGGTACGCACAGCCGTGAAGGGAGCATAA
- the rpsJ gene encoding 30S ribosomal protein S10, which produces MAGQKIRIRLKSYDHEVIDVSARKIVETVTRAGATVVGPVPLPTEKNIYCVIRSPHKYKDSREHFEMRTHKRLIDIIDPTPKAVDSLMRLDLPADVNIEIKL; this is translated from the coding sequence ATGGCGGGACAAAAAATCCGCATCCGGCTGAAGTCATATGACCACGAGGTCATTGACGTTTCGGCTCGGAAGATCGTTGAGACGGTCACGCGCGCAGGCGCAACAGTAGTCGGCCCCGTGCCGCTGCCCACCGAGAAGAACATTTACTGCGTAATTCGTTCGCCTCACAAGTACAAAGACAGCCGCGAGCACTTTGAAATGCGCACGCACAAGCGTCTTATCGACATCATTGACCCCACGCCCAAGGCAGTGGATTCGCTTATGCGTCTCGACCTGCCGGCCGACGTGAACATCGAAATCAAACTGTAG